The Thunnus maccoyii chromosome 24, fThuMac1.1, whole genome shotgun sequence DNA window CAAGTTTAACTAACCTTTTGAAGCGTTTTCTGTGCCGTAATGCAAACCCCACCAATCTGGTTCTCCTTGTAGGTTAAAACAAACGTTGGGAATAATCTGCAAATACTGTTTGGCTCCGATATCAAACAGCCAGGCCCACACACAGTGTATAGTGgcatactcacacacaaataaacgAGGCATTCACCAGATGAATAATATGTTGGAACTGCAAGTGTTtgctggtttgtgtgtgtgtgtgtgtgtgtgtgtgtgtgtgtgtgtgtctgtgtgtctgtgttggttAGGTTGTGTTGGTTAGGATTTGTGAGAGGTCTCACCATGTGGTTTTGTGCTTTGTCATAGCGaggtctgcatgtgtgtctgcgagaaagagagaggaagggagggatggagacAAAGATCAtaggtgtgtgttggtggtaGTGTTGGCGTTCACTGTGTGCCATCTGTGAGGCCCCAGTCAGAGATTAGCCTGGCAGCCAATAACAGCAAGACAAGGAAATGACCCAAGGGAGGAGAAACAGTAAAAGTGGAGATTTACATCAGACATTTCCAAAACCAAAGTCTGCTAAATAATTTTGGACAGTAGTACGTTATCATGATGCTAAGACCAAATTTAATTACCTGAAAATATTAACCACCCACCTAATTATGTGATGATTTTCTTTCCTTAGAAATTTTGAATGTGTTGGAACAGTGCTGTTGTGCTCCTGAGTCTCTTCTAGCATGCTTCACTGTGTGGTTAGTTGCATCAATAATGGTAATATAACGTATACTGTAGTTTTCCCACTATTTATGGGATGACAAGAATATCCAGAGGGATGTCTTCAAATAGATAATGGACAATGGTTATGACTGTTCTGGAAACATCCCGCTGATGGAAATAAATTCTCGGGATGTCCACAATAATACGTTTATTGCTTTGTCATACTGTGACAATCACAGGTCAAGTCACAGGATTTGCTTTtggtctgttgttttttttggctctttATCAGAACTTGAAGGCAGGGCTGTTTGTGATGAGCAGTGTCATtacttttgatgttttatagacaacaatgtattgtttaatttgtttcagTAATAATCTAAAAATGTAGAATGGGTTAAAAGGGTATGAATATTTTCAGTCCATTAAGAAGAGGATGTGTTGGATACACAACTTATAATAACATTTCTTTATAGCCTCTTCTGCATCCTTATATCTCTGCATACAGAAATAATCAGAATTTTGTATTTTGGCTATGGAAATAAGGTTGTTAATACatttaggactgcaactaataaatattttaattatcgattaatccattatttattttggggatttattgattattcatttagtCTATAGAATGTaaagatacagaaaaacatccatcacaagACTCCAGAGCTAAGGGGAGTCTCTTACAATGgctttttttgtccaaccaacagcccaaagatattctgttttaCATGTCTTTATCATGTGTTCTTCACATCATGTTTCCAATGGCCAATAGCTATATGAGATATTATAAAAACAGAGATGACATTTAAATGCAGCACCTCATAAGCTTAACTTTTAAGTTAATATTCATGTGCATTTAAATGAAAGCTGAAAGGGTGAGACACAGCGAACACTTCACCTAAGATTAGAGGAAAGTAACATTTCTGACACTTTTAAAAAGTCCCAAGAGAAGAAATAAGCAAGTAGCCACTCAAAGTGGCAAGGTAGAGAACTGGGATGCTGCCAGATTTGGAGAGTGGATTCCTGAGGCCACATACCTGAGCTTATTATGAAAGAATCTGCGTCAGCATAAATGTgagtgaaaaggaaaagaggacaGAACTGCAGTCTGGGCCAAGTTACAAGCGGAATAACAAACATTTGTAgttatatgtaaatatgtatttgtgtatgtggtgtgtgaGCATACGAGGGCGTAAGATGAACAAAAGTTTGATAGTGTAATTATGAGTTAAAGAGTATTGAGTAGAAGCAGAATGAGTCAACTCTCTAGATTTGTAGAATTTAATAAAGGTGAATGTAGAGATTGTTAGCAGTCAACATTATTCATCTgcaggagaaaaacaacagtacaaCCTGCAGTATTATTAGTAAGATGTGTTGTAAGTTGAGGTAATAACACATTGGAAATGTAATTCATCAGTATCCAAGACAATCTAACCAATGCATTCTTGACTTGACAGAGTGTTTTCAATAAGTTGTCTCTGTCCCACAAGCATGAGATGAGCATGAGTACATCAGATACAGACAGGGTTATTTCCCCCAAAACTATCATATAACAATTTGAGTGAAACGATTTAACGTTGCCTCACAAGCCCAGTCAAGTTTGGATCTTCTATGTATAAGTGATTTGGGATAGGCTCACTGGACGGCATCGGCTTCATTCAGATAGTTCCAGGCCTCTGTGGCTCCCTCCCTCTGTGCGAGCGGTTTCCTCGCTGCGGCGCGGACACTGGGCAGCATTGTTAAGTTCAAGAATAGATACTTGATGAGACAGGCCGGGGACGAGTgtaaagaggagagaaataaTGAAAGCAAGGGGACAGGAGAATGGGGGCTCTGTAGTGGGGACACAGCGTCATTTCTCCATGTTGCATAATGATACTTGTCTGTCACGACACAAtgagcgcacacacatacatacaaagatCAGTAGACTTGCAGATGGGTAGTGGAGTGTGTAAATGAGATTTTTATGGAGTGAGGAGCTCAACAACGGCGCATTCTATCTGTCAGCCTGCCTTAGCAGTCTGTGTCACTGCTTGTCTCACCAGTTGTTGGTCATTCTCTTCAATATTGTCCATTTCCTTTTCTCGAAAGAGACAAGACTGTCTACTCTTCTCTATTTTCCATTCagtattgttttctttattgtgcAAGTCAAAAGGCGAGGAATGCCACAAAGTCTTGTTATTAATCCGGATGTGGTGATAATGAGAACGGTGAGGTTGAAGAGAGCAAGCCAGATGTGCATTTGAATGTGTCATAGTGTTACATGTGGTGCTCCTTGTCTTTTTGTTCAATAATGGCTTGTTTGCTCGTCTGTCTGCCCAACTTGTGAGAACTCACCATGCCCCCTCAGTATCTATAAAGAAGAGTCTCCCTGTGTCTGGAAATGTAATGCTCTTTAACTCCCTCTGGTGGTCTAGTTGAGGTATGGCAGGTCTGTCGAGGTGTGAGATAAGGAGGTGGCGTGCTGAGAACgatcttttcacttttcatccCCTTTACTCATTACCAAGAGGTGAGAAAAGATTTAACAACCCACCAACCACAAATGAACACCTCAGCGTAGTAGCTATCTGTCTTTTCAAAATGAACATCAGGGGAGGTTTCAAAGTTCATCTGAGGTGTTCATTTGTTTGGTGCATCCTTATCATGGTACTTTCCACATTTCATTAAAAGTATAAATCAAAAGAATTATATTATTTTGATTGTTAAAGCCCCCAAAACAAATTCTgtttaaactgtatttgttATGGGTTTGGTAACACTAACTATTTTATGCCACAACAtctttgaaaatctttttgaGCTTTAAAAGTTACTCTCCATATTATGTTTGGGTAAATAGCACACAGTCATATCTGTATCTAATGCATACGTGGCTAAATGAAATAGTTTGAAAGTGACAGATATTCCTAGAAGACGATTGAGggcaaaacattaaaactgctgATGCTATTTCAAAAAGAAACGATAAGTACAAAAAATGATCTTCATCATGGGAAACAGTGAGAACAGACTGCTTACACCTGCTACTCTAAATTGACAATACACCGGAAATAAACAGTGTAGCATCACATAATAATGTAAGCAACAGATGCAGAAAACAAAGTTATCACAATAACACcaaaatatcaacattacagaaaaacaatatagaacaaatataaatattatgacaGAGGGTGTTCATGCCCTATTGGAAGCATGGAAATGAAATGATTACTCACTCAGGTTTTTTCACTGTGCAATGGAAAAAGAGAGTTTGTTTCTTTAGCCACCCAgcacctggaaaaaaaacatcagactaCAGCTGTtcttaataaataaagtttgtgaATGGATGATTAGTCATCTGACTGTCACAAACTTTActtttgaggctgtttttttcagtttagatCCATATGTGCTTCCAAATTGGGGATTAATGTCACTGTAACAACAGCATGGCCACATCTTTGCTATAAATCTAAGAAGTAGGGTTCTTTTAGTTTAATGCTGTAATAACGGTAAACAAAACCTCAACAATAGCCATGGAAAGATGGTATGTAACTtgaattattataattaaaatggAATTAAATCTGCCCTCACAACCCGTAGCAGAGCTATAATTACACTGGAGTGAAATACTAGTTGTTGGATGTGAACAATGTCTCACCATACCCCCCTGTCTCATTTCTGTCTGCCAGATCTAAAGCGAGAGGCCAGTATCTGCCACATGCTGAAACACCCCCACATTGTGGAACTGCTGGAGACCTACAGCTCCGATGGCATGCTCTACATGGTCTTTGAATTGTAAGTCTGTGTTCACACTCTGTCTGCTATAATGACACAAGCATTTAACACAATTTTAGTCTTATGTATATTAGGTGAGGTTCACACCAGGGCgttgaatgtcttttttttttttatccaccgCCACATCCACAGATCAGTCCTATACTAGATACTATAGTACTTCTGCTTAGCTgctatgtttttttcccctccctgaAATAGCACATAGATGGTGTGTGATTATCGGCTAACGTGGTGGAGAAGTAGAAAGACCTGACAACCACAGCCATTTACAAGCACTTGGCATGTGGCTGCTGGTAATTTCACACCCTATTGGCAACACTAGCAGACCCCATTTACGTGGTTAAGAGTTAACACAcgtaaaaaaatgtgtgataaCTAGAAGCCGTGAAAAGTTCGCTTTGGTTTAGCGGTATATAGCTGAAGATTTATCTACAGTTTGCCTGCACAGTATTCAGTATTAATGGTATGTTTGCACATGTTGAAAATgcatacaataaataaaaaataatgcataCAATAACCAattattatactgtttattgcctaaatggaaaaaaagagatacatttttttaatcagttgttTTAATCTAAGATAGATGAAACTtgtatctgtctttttttttaaaattaacacATGCATTGCAAATGCAGAAGCGACAGGCCTGCAGATTTTGTAATCTAACGCATCAGCGTtctacataaaacacacacaagacttCTGAGAATTGGCAGAcagctctctgcttctctccctTGGCCTttattgaaaatataattttcaacTTGCGTAatttgtttcctctgtgtgaATTTTATGTTATAAATCTGTATCCCATATCCTCTGAACACCTCACTCGGGATTGTAGCAGCTAGACAGCgctataatgaaaatatagcGTCTCTGTGTTTATGCCAGTGACAGCGGGTCATAAAATTACTCCATCATGGATGTAGTTTTATGCACTCTGttttgaacaatattttgagagttcatctgttttttaaaaacacatctataGTTGATTGAAACCTAAATTTGACTTGTCCCTACTGGCCTGATcgatttctctctccctctcttagTATGGATGGAGCAGACCTGTGTTTTGAAATTGTGAAGAGAGCCGATGCTGGGTTTGTGTACAGTGAAGCAGTGGCAAGGTAGGAcactttaaatattaataaagtttaaaataagCAACAATCTGTTGACGCCCTAAATGATCTTCCCCttgtctgtttctattttctgcCCATCTAGTCACTACATGAGGCAGATCTTGGAGGCACTTCGGTACTGCCACGACAACAATGTGATTCATCGCGATGTAAAGGTGAGACCTCTCCAGTGTGTCCCAGCATAAGCCACTGGAACATGTCAGTGAACTGTCAGCAGAGGGCAGGAGATGTTAAACCTTATTATACCAAGAATAATACATATGCTTTATACAACAGATGTGAGCATCTGAGGAGATGTTTATCTGTACTGTCTGTGGGGAGATAAACAACACTTCTCACCACTGCTATCTACATACACTACGTTCAGTTCATTTTGTTATGAGGGTTTTagaacaaacatgttttcagtctaaCCACCTGAGAGCTCCTGTCGTTTGTAAAGCGAAGCCCCAACAAACCCCGATTCATGCTAAGTTATATTGCATGTCAAATGCTGGTCTGGATTTGTTCATTCTTATAGTCAGATTAGCTTCAACCAGTGAGTCCAGCAGGATTAGCCATCTAACAGAGGCGACAAACACTATTAGGCCAGATGGGCCTGATCCAAAGGGATCAACACACCCTTGCCCGCAGTGTAAAACAAATAACTGTGTGTGCTGGTGGGTCAATCCTGTGTAACACATTAGTTGCACTacgtttgtgtttgttttatctggCTTAGAGTGACAGATTTGGTGGTTTTTCACACAAGGAGGATATATTTAGAAAGAATCTCATAGGTTGTTAGCCTAAGTGTATGAAATAGAATGATATATTCTGACTGTCTTAACTTTGCACTCGTTGTTCTGTCCAGTGTATATGGTGTCTAAGCAGACTGAGATGCACcagttttaaaattaaattaaattttaattaaaatatttgcatctCACAGAATCATCAGAAGAAGCATTCTCTTGTGGGAAGTAAATGTCACGTATGTTTTAGAAAGACTGCTGTCACTAAAGTACATCTTGTAAGTGTGATATTTCTCTAACCGCAATGTCAGtaagttaaaaattaaactgCTGTTCCCACAAGTCACATGTTTAGAAAGTAACACAATAAGAATGGCTcagtagttaaaaaaaaacaacatgtatttatttatttttttacataaaaaacaggtgtgtttagaaatatttttctcagttttacacAGATGTAGTCAATGAGAGCGACATATATGAGAAATGTCCGATATTTATTTCTCCAGTGTTAATGCTTGCATTATTTTAACTCAGACAAGCTTGTGATCATTGTCGGCCAGTAGTTGCAAATGTGGTCACACATGTGCGGCGCAGGTTTGAGTTGATGACACAAATACTGCTTCTGGGGGTTGATGCGGGGGTGTTCAGTTCAGGGTTGTGTAAAGCCGCAGGCACAGATGGCCGTCGGAACTCCGTTGTCGAGCTGTTAGATGTTGCGTCGTTTAGGAAGAGAAGCCGGTTGCCAAGCCGATGTCCGAGTGCACTGAAGGCGGTTTTGCGCACTGAGCCAGATAACAAAAAGTACATGACCGGATCCAAACAGCTGTTAAAGGCAGAGAATAACAGCATCACCTCATTGGTACGGTCCACCATTTGCATGTAGTCACAAGTCAAATTTCCACTGAGCTGGGAGAGGATGTAGATGGGGCGAAAGGCATGGTAGGGCGCAAAGCAGATAGTGAACAGAAAGAGGACAAAGAAGGACTTTTTGGCAGTTCGTTGGTATCGTTGTGCATTGGGAAGGTCTGGCTTGTCCCGTGAGACCCTCAGCAACTGGGAAGCAATCTTGGCGTAGGAAACCACCAGCATGAGGAAAACGAGCCAAAACAGCAATACCAGCGCCCCGTTAAAGTAGGCTTTCCCTTTGGCGTATTGCCGCGTCTTGTACTGGAAGCATTTGTTACCGTCCTCTTTGTCCTCTGCCGTGGCGATCATGGGCACCACCGCCAACAGTGACATACCCCACAAAGCCGCGCATGCCACTGAACTCCACGGCCGGTTACACCCCCACAGCCTTATCCTCATACCTCTCCGTGCTCGTCCCTTCCCCTTTAACCTCAAGTACCTGTCCAAGCTGATGAGCCCCAGtaatgtaatactgatgtacaTGTTCATATAAAATAGATTCCCCACCAGCTTGCAGGCGGCATATCCCAGTACCCACTGGTTTCCATTCAGGTGGTAGAAGACCCTGAAGGGCAGACACGCCAGGAGGACCAGATCAGCCACAGCACAGTTGATGAGGAACACTCGCACAGAGTTGCGGCTTTTATGAAGGCAAAGGAAGACCCACAGGGCGAAGATGTTACCCACCAGACCAAAGAGGAAGAACAGGGAATAGACGACCACCAGCGGCATGCGGAGTGCCGGGTCATCAAACGAACACGGAGTCTCAGTTGGGGAGGAGTTGTTGGAGGAGTTGTTAGAGAAGGataaaggagaggaggaagagggaggagaggtggCTGTGATGAAGGACATGGACATGGAAAcggggagggatggagaggagtTAGATAATGTAGGGGCTGAAGAAGTGGaggggaaagaagaagaagaggggaagGTAGTCATTGTGTCTGAGGAGTGACGTCTTCTTGGCTGTTAATCATTGAACTCtgagaaagacaaaatgaaGCGCTCAATCAGTTCAGTGTTTGTCACTGAACAATTTCAAGAACAAGTAGGTATACACAGCTAAGATTAAAGGTGCACTTACTGGGAAACTGTGGTTACGTACTTTACAAGCAATGCACAAATAGATGAGTAATATGtgatttgtggttttaaaggTCACACGCAATACCTCTGTGCAGTGGAATTCATAGTAATGCAGATGTCATCAAAAAGGTACAGCCCCGTTCAAAAGAGCAGCTCTATAAACAGGGTGTTAAATAGTACTGAAAATGCACAAATTTCCCTGTGAAGGACAATTCAGTTTTCTGTAGGTCATAGACTTAGTTTTTTTTACGGGTGGGAGCTGGAGCCACGACCAATTGAAAGTTTCATGCCGATTTAACACATAAATTCGAATTCCACGGTATTACAGTGGAGCTTAGGAGTGTATacgcacatgcatgcacgctcATACACGGACACTCACACGTAGTCACTGTGACCGCTACACACAGATGTTTGGATTTAGGCAGAACACTCACCATCGATATTCCCCCCGTGTGAGATTCAGCACAGCTGTAGTTTTAATGTGTGGGAAAGTGCAGAGATGTGTGAGAGCCCAGCCATccactgtgtgttttcctcCATCAAATTCAAATCCAGAAGGCAGTTTGTTCGAAAACGCCCTGTCAGACCCAATAAAATTCCAGTTACATTCACgataaaatatgataaagtTACAGtccttgttcttttcttttctatacTCACCTTTCCCGTCACTCTCTGAACGTCTCAGTGAGTCATAAGTCCTGCCGTCTTTTCTTTATTCACATCCTTTTGACAGTGTCTGCTCCTGCCTGTCCTGTTCTCACCTCTCTGTTCTCACTCTTGCCTTCAGTTCTTTGTCTGTGTCGGTCCTCGTCCACTCTTTCTTTACAAAAAAGCCTTTTCTTACCCTTTACTCCCTCTGTCTCGCTTTCTCTGAGATATAACTGTTTAGTCAGCTGGTCCTCTTGTCTCTGcctcttgttctctctttctttctttctctctctctctctctctctctctctctctctctctctctctctctctccttagtCAACATTTAACACCCCTCCGTTACGAGAAGtaagacaggaagtcagcccACCTCCGCCTTTCACATATGCCGAGCTTCATTTGTCAGACTGCTTCTTAGTTCTGTACTGTCCAGAACACAATTACTtaaattgaaacattttgaactaAAGCCCTTGGACaagatttatttctgtttgtattttaaactgCATCTTTGAGATTTTGCATGTGCAAAAAAGTTTAGCATATAGCACATAATTAGAATATGAAATACAAAGGATACAGTTTCAAAGATGAAATTATAAATTTATGCAACAGAAGTATTAAAATGGAAGAGTTTTTTTGCAAACCTTGTTCATTAACACTTAACATTGAGTCCTGTGACGGAATAAAAGAAAAGCCATTAGGAGAGCAGGATCCTGCAAGCTCATCAAATGGGATGTGGTAATGTCAGCTGACTAATTTTCACATTTGGGTAAAAAATTTTATATCAAATAAACCTTAATAAATTTAACAATAATGATATTATATTAGCAATTTTATTAGAATGAGGCTCACATGATCTTTCCTCTGAATATCCCTATGTATCCCCAAATATTTTATAACCTGCTTCCCTTTGCAATACTAATTCTGTCCAAGTAGGACTTAAGTGTGAAAATAATGTTGGTGAGATATTCTCATCTAAGTGCAAATGCgtactgaaacacagaaaagggATTCAGAACATCcatttctctcactttcacCTCCCTCCTGTGTCAGTAATTTTTCAGCGTATGTTTAGGTTTCTGTtccatttaaaagaaaaaaaaaaaatcatcaaccAAACTGTTTTACTGCAGTGTCACTAATGCAAGTTATTTAACATCATTCCTCATTGGGAGAATGCGGGAGCCATATcattgatgttaaaaaaaaacaaaaaaaaaatcatgcatcTTGCttaattttttataattatCTTGTAAGAACCACAAGCTATCTGTATCAGCATCATAATGAAGTTGTGGTTGGAGGGAGTCAAGCTTGTCATCTTGTCATTGTGAAACTGAGCCTCACTAACCAGCAATTGAACTTATAGGATTTGCACTTTTGCACAGCAAAGCAATGCTCTGCACACTTGCTGTAGACTGCATGCtatgtacatgttttttttcccccctctctgttATAATAAAAAGAGTGtcataacattttgtttgttggttgATACTTCTTAAGTCCTACAGGGCTTGTTCCTCATTTAAACTGTTGTAATGTATGGACTATACATGTGCTGTTTGACTGGTCTTGTTGTTCATCCACCGACCTGTCTCTTTTATTCCTTTGTAGCCCCACTGTGTGCTGTTGGCCTCAAAGGAGAACTCCGCTCCGGTCAAGCTCGGAGGTTTTGGAGTGGCAATACAACTGGGAGAGTCTGGCTTGGTAGCTGGAGGTACAGTTGGGAAGTTGTTTTTCCTctacacctccacacacaccaGTATACACTCATGCATACCTTCCCACtgtgcatgtgaacacatactgaAATGTATGTCAACTAGTCAGAGGTTGGATGATTGTTGTTGATGAATAGTTAACATAAAGctaatttctttaaatatttagagTAATATTATTACTATGGTCATAATAGATAAAAGATGAGCAATAAGCAGCAGAGTGACTGTGGTTTTGGTTCTCTGTGGTTTTCCTTCGATGCTCTAGTTTGTTAGTATAGTCCAAACATGCACAATAGCAGAGCTGGAActgtttaaaagtaaaaaatgtttcatccaTATAACCCAATGGATGCTGAGACACACTCCAGCTCACTCTTTTGCAGCCCAAAGTATGAATTTATACAGTAAGTGAACAGTCAATTAATCTACAGagtcaaattttatttatatagcacaatatcacaaatttgcctcaagtgGTTTTATACTGTGTTCAACATATGACACTCAAAGAACAAACTAATAGAGAAATTGATATAAAAAGAACATCAGTTGCTGCAAGTGTTGAAAAGaatagttgattaattggttggtcaaatgacagaaaattaatttgcaacaATTCTGATAAGTCATTGTAAAAGTAATGAATCaggcaaaaatgcaaaacatttgttttgggcCTCTCAAACAGAAGTATTTGCTGCATTCCtatgttttgtcatttattcatttttcacaattctctgacattttacagactgaaACTTTCTTAATCAGCAGAGGTGAAACTAGTCTGGTCGCCCATGCACAGTGACAAATAACAAGAGAGACACAGGTTACACAGGTCACAGCAGACAGCATATGAAAAATATACCAGcacaacattaacacacaaacaaacaactagcTTAGGAGCCTGCCTCGccacaattaaaacaaacagccaATACAACTGATCAACTAATTAATATCTCactaattaataaataaaaagctgagCATGAGTGATGCACCTGACAAATAAAAGAGgcagtaaatataaaatgaaatcttttaaaaatgaacaaatgtaaaatcattACACAACGACAATGACGCCTTACAAATTCTTTGAAAAATACAACCCAGGAAACAGGCAAATATCACGACATTTAAACGCCTCAGCTGTGGTCACAAAAGAACTTCTGAATAATTCTGTGGTACATTTTTAACCGTTAGCTCAACACGCTTTCTAAGACTCCGGAAAACACAGAGTGACCTTCAAATTGGAGTATGGTTTGAATTCTCCTGCGGGTTCTTTCTTTATGAGTCAAGCATCAAACCAATCACAGACCGGGCCTCTTTAATAGAGTTGTTAATCCTTTTTCTATCATTTGCAGTAATGCTGTTATTCTAACATACAACAGTGTAAAACAAGGCACTGGCCATAAAACtctgacagaaaacatttaaaagcttcCTACTGACCTAGAAGGACTTAAGTTTTCTTAGGAAAACCAACCTGGACTGTGCTTAAACACAGCATTAACATTTTCTGACCAGTTCAATTTCACATCAGAATGAGCCCTCAGATATTTATATTAGTGTTGTGAGTGCAGGCTGTCACACACTTGGCTCTCCAGAGTTCCGCTGTGCTTCTATTTTTCatgctttctgtttttctaatgTGCCTGCTCTCTTCAGGTCGAGTCGGTACTCCCCACTTCATGGCCCCAGAGGTAGTCAAGAGGGAGCCGTACGGCAAACCCGTGGACGTGTGGGGATGTGGAgtcatcctcttcatcctcctgtCTGGCTGCCTGCCTTTCTATGGTACCAAGGAGCGCCTGTTTGAGGCCATCATTAAGGGGAAATACAAGGTAGGAGCTGACTGACGAAACACCATCATTGTCTGTCAGTGTCAACTCAGCCTTTAGCTGAAGTAAAGCACAACAGGGCGCGCCTTTTTGTCACTGTGCTGCAATGTGCGTCAAATACAAGGTTGAGCTTCTGTGCTACAGAGAACTGAACACACTTTTTGCATCAGTAATGGGTCTTTGAGGCCAAAGATATTGTACAAACAAGTATTAATGTCATATGTCTTCCCTTTCCTAGTGACTTTATCCCTCTTGCCAACCAGACATGATTTGATACAACCTTGATGAAGTTATTCCTGTTGTGAGGATTTTACCACTACTGTTACCATCTACTTCTGTCCTACTTAGTCCTCTTTTGATGTCAAGCGAGTGTATCAAGTGGGTTGTTGCTGATTGATTCTGAGATATCACTCCGCTTCTCCGCTTTTACAAAAGTCAGTCAGAGGTTGTGCATGAACTATCAGTGTCAGCACAAGATTCCGAGATAAAGacatgttatattttatttattcgtCCGAGAGAATGACTTTCCTGCTCGATGCACTAATCTATGGTAGATGCAGTCACAGCAGGCAGTGCAAGGTGAGCAATGGaatcttggattttttttttttggttgattcccagctgcattcattgatttttttatttttttttcatttacacagTGGTTACACAGCCATTTACAAACATCATgttgatgaatcatttttgtggttcattttatcattcttttaatttacatggaagccaacattttattttgctggtAATAatatattactttttatttcatccTTAATTGTG harbors:
- the LOC121891900 gene encoding probable G-protein coupled receptor 34, with product MTTFPSSSSFPSTSSAPTLSNSSPSLPVSMSMSFITATSPPSSSSPLSFSNNSSNNSSPTETPCSFDDPALRMPLVVVYSLFFLFGLVGNIFALWVFLCLHKSRNSVRVFLINCAVADLVLLACLPFRVFYHLNGNQWVLGYAACKLVGNLFYMNMYISITLLGLISLDRYLRLKGKGRARRGMRIRLWGCNRPWSSVACAALWGMSLLAVVPMIATAEDKEDGNKCFQYKTRQYAKGKAYFNGALVLLFWLVFLMLVVSYAKIASQLLRVSRDKPDLPNAQRYQRTAKKSFFVLFLFTICFAPYHAFRPIYILSQLSGNLTCDYMQMVDRTNEVMLLFSAFNSCLDPVMYFLLSGSVRKTAFSALGHRLGNRLLFLNDATSNSSTTEFRRPSVPAALHNPELNTPASTPRSSICVINSNLRRTCVTTFATTGRQ